The DNA sequence CTGGCCATTGCCCAGAGCGTGGCAGCCGGCGACCTGAGCTCGCGCATCGATAGCGATGCCCGCGACGAAACCGGTCAGTTGCTCACTGCACTGAAGTCGATGAACGACAACCTGCAAGACATCGTGGGACGCGTGCGCGTAGGCACCGAGAGCATCAACGCCACCTCACGCGAGATCGCCACCGGCAACCTGGACCTGTCAGCTCGCACCGAGCAACAGGCCGGCTCGCTGGAAGAAACCGCATCCGTGATGGAACAACTGACCTCCACCGTCAAGCAGAACGCCGACAACGCTCGCCAGGCCAACCAGTTGGCGGCCTCGGCCTCGCAGGTGGCCAGCCAGGGGGGCGCAGTGGTGGACCAGGTGGTGGCGACGATGAGCCAGATCCATGCCTCTTCCGAAAAAATTGCCGACATCATTGGTGTGATCGACAGCATTGCGTTCCAGACCAATATCCTGGCCTTGAATGCAGCGGTGGAAGCGGCACGCGCCGGCGAACAGGGACGCGGTTTTGCGGTAGTGGCATCCGAAGTACGTTCGCTGGCGCAGCGCTCGGCCTCGGCGGCCAAGGAAATCAAGCAATTGATCGATGAGTCGGTGGCCAAGGTCGGCGATGGCAGCCGGCTGGTGGCGCAGGCCGGCGACACCATGCATGAAGTCGTCCATAGTGTGGCGCGCGTGACCGAGATCGTGGGTGAAATCACGCGCGCCAGCCAGGAACAGAGTGATGGCATCGGGCAGGTCAACCTGGCCATCGCCCACATCGATGAAGCCACCCAGCAGAATGCCGCGCTGGTGGAAGAGGCTGCAGCAGCGGCCCGGTCCATGCAAGACCAGGCTGCCTCACTGACAGAAGCTGTCAGCGTATTCCGTCTTGATACCAGGGTGGTAGCAACGCCACCGGCCAATCTTCAGCGCGGCACGTCGCCCTCGACGGTGGTGCGATAGAGCGTGCGGCGCAGGTGTTGTGGGGTGATCGCAGCGTAGTGCTGGGTGCTGCGATTGTCCCAGAACACCAGGTCGTGCGCTTGCCACTTGTGGGTGTAAAGGTTGGACGGGCGGGTGATGTGGGCGTGCAATTCCTTGAGCAGCGCATCGCTTTCATCACGCGGGATGCCCACGATATGCGAGGTGAAACCTTCGCTGACGAAGAGGATCTGGCGACCGCTTTCGGGATGGGTGATCACCACCGGATGCTCTACCGGCGGCACTTCGTCGATCTGCTGCTGGGTCAGCGGCGCGCGCCAGGGTGAGAGCTTGCGCAGGCGTTCGTAGCGATAGACGTAGGAATGCACGGCGCGCTTGCCTGCCAGCAGGGTCTTCAAGGCAGCCGGCAGGGTATCCCAGGCATCGGCGGTATTGGCGTAGAGGGTGTCACCGCGCTCGGCCGGCAATTCCTGTGAATGCAGCAGCGCGCCCAGGCTGGGCTTGGGCATGTAGGACAGGTCCGAATGCCAGTCGGCGCCGGCATCGACCAGACCGATCGGTTTGCCGTTCTCGACCACGTTGGAGACGATCAGGATTTCCGGGTGGCCAGCGAGGTGGAAGCGATTGAGCACATGCACCTGCAAGGGGCCGAAGCGGCGGCTGAAGTCGATGTGCTGCTGCGGCGTGATGCGCTGGTCGCGAAAGACCAGCACCCCGTGATTGACCAGGGCGCTGCGGATGCGGGCCAGCTCTTGAGCAGAAATCGGCAGGTTCAGGTCCAGCCCGATGATTTCGGCACCCAGCGGGGCGTCGAAGGGAAGAATCTCGAATTGTTGATGGGTCTGCTGCGTGCGTTCCAGTGTGGCGACCGACATTGGGGGCTCCTGTGTATCCAAGGCCAGGCCGCAAAGACCCGGCTGGCTAAAGGGTTTATTACACTCCCGCCGCCCCCCCTCGAACAAGGAAGAAGAATTCATATCCTTATGCGCTAAGCGCGCTTGCCCCTGCCGCTACAATAGCCAGAATGAAACAGCCCAAGCCTTTTCTTTCACATGCCCCTGAACCCGCCCATTCTGCGGCACGTGCCTTGCCGCCGCGGCCCGACTTCATCGGGCTGAGCGCCGAGGAAGTCGCGGCGCGCAAAGCAGCGCGTGACCTGCGCGATGCCCAGGTGCGCGGCGTAGCGTCGGTGGCCGAGATGCGCCAGGCCATCCGCGAGGCCAGCGCCGTGTTGCCCACGGTGCGGGAAATCGTGCGCATCGGTCCGCAGAAGACCGCTGCCTTCCGTGAGCGGGCGCGGGCGGGCCTGCCTTTCATCATGACCGGCATGGCCAGCCGCTGGCCGCTGGCGGCGATGTCCATGGAAGACCTGCGCAAGCACTTCGGCCAACTGCCGGTGCGGGCGCGTGTGGGCGACTACATCAATACCGCCTTCGCACCGGACCGAGCCATGCAGGACATGACGCTGGTCGATTATCTGGAGCGGGCGATGGCCGATGAGAGCGGGCTTCCGCCCTATCTCGGCAATCTGGAATTGCGGGCCTTAAATGCGCTGTGCCACTGGCCCAACTTCTTCGAGAAGATGGGGCCGCCGCGCTTCTGGATCGGACCGGCCGGCTGCATCACACCGCTGCATTGCGACTATGACGACAATGTGTTCGCCCAGGTATGGGGAAACAAGCGCGTCTGGCTGGCGCCGCCGCATCATGACCAGTATCTGTATCCGAAAGAAGCCAACGCCATCCTGTTCGGCTCGCCCTTCGATCCCGACCATCCCGACCTGGAGCGCTACCCCTTGGCGCGCCAGGCGGCGCTGGTGTGCTGCGAAGTGCAGCCGGGGGAGATGCTGTATATCCCGGCGGGGTGGTATCACCAGGTCAGTTCATTGAGCTTCTCGCTGTCCAGCAATCGTTGGGCGCGGGGGCGGCCATTGGTGTTGGCTGCCGCAGAATCGGCAGGATCGAAATGTTGACGAGATAAACCTCGATTATTTTCTGGCTTCAGCTTCTTTTTCCTTCCGTTCCTCCTTCCGCAGATGTTGGCCGCGCATCATGTGCGGCTTTGCTGCGGCCTGATGCAGACACGCTTCTGCACCTGTTTTCGCTTCACCCAACAGTCCAGATCGCAGCGTCTTCCTGAAGACCTGACGACGAGGAAAACCGTGAAGTCCCAGCCTCAACCCGCGCTATCAGCCCGGTGGCTCGCTGCGCCGATACCAGCGACATCAAACGCATGGACCACGTGAGCCGACCAGCGCCAGCTGGTGCTGGCTCTGCTAATGTGCTGATCCAGAATCTGCACCGCCATTTCAGCACTCATTCGGAAAGTCGATGCCTGCTGCGGATTAATCCTGTGCTTCAGGATCCCTTCGACTCCAGTGAAGTGGACCAAGACAGGCGCGTGCGCTTTCCTGTCGCTCATGCCAACTTCGACCCGCTGCTGGGCCCCTATCTTGTGACGCTGGATCTGGCGCGCCGCCACGACTCCGATCTGCTGGAACGCAGCGTGGAATGGGCTTGGGCCGGCTGGACAATGGAGCAGCTACAAAGAATGCGTGGGCAGTCGGTATGCGGATGGATCACCTGCGCCGTCAGTGCCAACGATCTGGCCCGACATTGGGCTGCAAGCTGCTATCTCCACAGATGGAACGGACTGGACACCTTGCTGCGGTTTCATGATCCCGGGGTGCGCGAATGGCTTTGGCCCATGCTCGATGCGCAGCAACGCCACACCTTGCTTGGCCCGGCCCAGAGCATCTGGGCCATCGGGCGGCAACACAGCTTGCTGGTTCAGGAGCGTTCTCCAGAAGACCTGACTGCCATCGCAAGCGCGCCATCCATGATGCGCCTGCAACTCAGGGCCGACCAGTGGTCTGGCGTCAGTGACTTTGCCAACGTCCATGCCGCATGGCTGCAGCTGTGTTCGCAAGACAGTCTGTGGGCTGACCGGCTCGCCATGCAAGCCGGCTGGCCTCAGCGCACCTTCCACAGTCTGCAACATGCCAGCCGTTACGGTTTGCACGACGCCCGTTGCCGCACGCTGTTTGCCAAACACGCGCTGGAGATCGGCTCGGACTTTCATCTTGCTCCCTTGTTGTCCCCGGTATGGCTGAAAACGGCGGAGGGCGTGCCATATGGACGGGCTCTGGAAGACCTCATCCACGACCGCCCTGACTTGCTGGCAGGGATTTTTCGAAAGGGGCTTTGATCATGGCTTGTACCAATCCTCAGAATCCATCCTGCCCGAACTGCAACAAAAGCGGTCTGGCCATCCTGCCGGTACGCTATTGCGTGGTCCCCAAGGAGGTTGATGCATTTGTGCCCGCTCCGTTGGGTAACAAGGTCTTGACGGTCCCTCTGCGCAATCACAACTATGCGCTGCGCACCTTGAGACAGGGTTTCCTCTATCTCTTCCACGAGAAGCATCCCAGCGGTAGCCACATCAAATGGGAAGTCTATGCAGTCTCCGAGGCCGGCACGCTATGGAAGATGCCATCGGCGAGCGCCATCAGGCTGGTCAGCGAGGACCCCCAGTGTGCGCGCAATGGGCACAATCTCCCGGCATCGGTCATCACGATCGAAGAGCCGCAACACTGCAAGCGAGTCTGGCTGGCGTTTTCCGAGCATATATGGAGCGCGGAGACGCTGGCCGAGTTTGAGCGTGACGTCAAACTCCGTGACCGCCGGATGCAATGCTTGGAGCCGGCGACCTGGATAGCCGCCGGCGGCTATCGCCACGGGCTTGCCGCGAGCAAACGCAACATCGAGCAGATATTGGAGTATCGCCCGCGGTATGACGCTGGCACGCTCAACAGACGCGGTATGAGAAACATCAGCAAGCCGGCCAAGGATGGCAGCTATTTCAAGGAGGTACTCGCGCGGGAAAGCACCGTCCATATCTCCTATGCCCGTCCGGATCAAAGTGAGACCGTCGCCAGCCTGATGCAGCAGATCGGCAAACAGACAAAGGGAAAAGATCATCCGCCAATGATCATGGGGCTGTGGGATGCGGTAGGCATCGTGCATGAGCTCAATGGCTATCGCAATGACGTGGTCGGCTGGTCGGAGAAGTACATGGACGAGCTGGAGCAGCAGGTCTCGGCGATGATGACCATTGATGGCTTGCGGGAAGTGCTGGGGGAGCGCGCGGCTCAATTTCAGGAGGAGGTGCAGCAGGCACAGCCCATCAGGCAACCTGATACTGAGCCGATACGGGCCCGTGCCGCGACCCGTCCGACGCAGGAGCGGCAGAAGCTTGAGGAAATCTGCGACCTCATCGATGACTTGCGCATGAAGGACATTTCCCCCCGGGTCATTGATCCTGACCATCTGCTCCACCGCGTCAATCGACTACCTGAACCGCAGCGTAGCGAAGAACTGGCAAAGGCGCGCCTGAAGGCTGACGAACTGGTCCGTGCACGGGGAAGAGCGGGCCGCAAGAATGTTGCCTACGCGCGTGCCGGTGCCTGGAAAAAGTATGAAAGCCGGCTGGACAAGCCACTACTGGAAAAATTCAAGAAGAACTACCAGGCTTTTCAGGACGAGGTCGCTCGCATCGCCGAGGAGCGTACGGAAGACCTGGTGCTCTGGCTGGAATCGAAGAGTCTGCTGGACGCCTTTAGCGAGTTTCATGGAAAGAACGTCCATGACGGCATGGTGTTTGACGATCAGGTCGGCCGTGCGCTCTTTGGCGTGAACCACAGCCTGGTTGGCCAGCTCAAGATCGCCGCCTGGGTGGACGACATGCAGGCCACCGAAAACAATCTGATATGGCGGGCGATGGCGCTCAATCAGGTCGATGCGATGCGCGAACTCGATACCTACCTGAAAGAGGCCAGCGCCCACAACGACAAGCGGGTGCTGGCGTCCAGCCTTGGCTGGGACACCGTCTTTCAAAAGAGCCTGAAGTCGGTGGCCGACGTCTACAAGAAGGCCAACAGCCTCTACGTCGCTAACGACAAGGCGGCCTCCGCCAAAGGGTCGATGGCCTTCGATGTCGCACTCAAGGCGTATCCCACGCGGGGCATCGATCGTCAGATCATGACGACGGGCGACGCCATCATGCGGCGATTCCGGATCAACAGCGTGCTCGATTATGGGGGCGAGAAAATGATCCAGCACCTCTTGAGCATCCGGGCGCTGGTGGATCCGACAGACTCGCTGCAACTGATACGGGTGCAATCGAAGGAAGAAGGCATTGCGCGACAGCAGACCATGGAACGGCTGCGCACGGCCAGGACCTTCCTGCTGGAAGACAAGCCGGAGATGAGAACAGTGCAGGCAGAGAAGTTGCGTGCGGCCTGGGAAGGATTCAAGAACAGCGGGACGCACAGCAATGCCGTCAAGGACATCCGGTTGAACTTGCTGGTCATGTTCATTGAGGGCGGCAACTTTGCCAAGATGATGGGCGAAGTCCTGAAGAAGGGCGACAAGAAAAGCTGGCTGGCGCTGGCCGCTTCAGGCATGACGATTACCGCGGGACTGTGCGATATCACGGCGACGCTGGTGAAAGGGATTGCGCAGGATGCGGCAGGTGATTTTGACAAGGGCGCTTCGCTCTGGAGCTATCAGCGGTTGAAGTTGGCGGGGGGATTGTTGAGTGCGGGGGGATCGGCGATTGGGGCTTATTTGGACTATGAGCAGTATGTGAGCGCAAAGCATAGAGAGCACACGGCTTTAACTGGCTTATATGGTCTGAGATTAGCCGGAGGAGCGTCCAGCGCAATCATATCGGTAGCAACTGCCCTAACGTACTCAACTCCTTACATCCGTCATTTAACTACGAGGTCAGTTCTCATTCTTACGGCAAAGAAAGTGGGACAGAAAGAAATTCCGTTCCTTGTGGCAAGAGGCTTGCTGATGAGTATGGGAGCGGCGCTCTCAATCACTCTGTTCACGTTACAAGTTCTTATATGGATTTTCGACGAGGACGAGTTGCAAATATGGTGCTCCCTTTGCTCATTCGGAGAAAAACGCGACACCCGCGCTGGGTACGCGTCCAATAGGGAGCAAATGCTGGCTCTCAACAAGGCCCTGGTGGAGCTGGCGCTAGCACCTCCTGCAAAAGAAGAGAACTCCCAAAGAGCCTGGGGAGCACTTGAAGAACCCACATTGGAAGAGTTACGAATGTATTTTTGAAAGACAGAGATGACCGATTTTATAGACGTCCCCAACAGTAGCGATCTTCAGAAAGTGACAGGCCACATCCAAAATTTCAGGAAGTCACGCGAGACAGCCAATTTCTTCTTTACCGCACGCGATCAGAGCAACATGCGACTCGGAGCGATTCTGTCGGCCTTGATCGGCGACTCCGGGCAGGCGGCGACTCTATCGAACTACGCCTCGTCCATGGAGGACATGGGCGATTACGTTCAATTTGAACTGGACGGACGTTCCCTGGCCGGATGGCTCTGGGGCAGTCCCTTCAAGGAGGGCGACTATGTGGAAGCGGCCGTCAAAAAACAAGGCAGCCGTTACGAGCTGTTCGCCTTGTACAAACCTGAGGAACGAACTATTGCGCTCTATCCTCATTGCATCAAAGGGACCCGTGCGTACCTGCGTAGCGCCCTTAAACGGACCTTGCTTGTGAATGCTTTCTTCATCACCGTTCTTTGCATCTTGTTCCTGTTTGTTGGTAATCAGTCACTAGAGCAAGGAATCAAATTCGTTTCTTCAATGGGCGGTATATGGAGCTTCCTGCTCGCCATAGTGCTCACAACGGGAAGTTGCGTAGCAATGACCCGAAAGTGGATTCCCTTTGCCAAGTTGGCAGAAAAGATTTTTCGTGCGCTGGAGTTCCCGTCACCTTCCGACATCAATTTGTGGGAGTCCACCACACGGCTGACCGCACCGGATGAGGATTACGAAGATGAGGAAGACAACGGCCTCTATTTCAAATATTAAAACCGCCCCTCTTTCCAAGCACCCAATAGCAAACCCCACGCCCGTTGCCAGGCGTGGGGTTCATCCACCAATTTATTGCGCTACCAGGCAACGGGCGTGAATCAGCCCGCCAGCTTCTTGCGCAGCAGTTCAGTCAATTGCGCCGGATTGGCCTTGCCGCGCGTGGCCTTCATGGCCTGGCCGATCAGGGCGTTGATGGCCTGTTCCTTGCCGGCGCGGAATTCCGCCACCGATTTTTCATTGGCCGCCAGCACTTGGTCCACGATGGCTTCCAGCGCGCCACTATCGGAGATCTGCTTCAGGCCCTTGGCTTCGATGATGTCGTCGGCCAGCGAGTCCTTGTCGGACTTGGCTTCCCACATGCTCGCAAAGACTTCCTTGGCGATCTTGTTGGAGATGGTGCCATCGGCGATGCGCTTCAACAGCAGCGCCAATTGTGCAGCCTTCACGGGGGCATCGGCGATGTCGGTGTCTTCGCGATTGAGCGTGGAGGCAACGTCACCCATCAACCAGTTGGCGGCCGGCTTGGCTTGTTCCTTGCCGGCTGCAGCCACCACGGCTTCGAAGTAGGAGGCCATGCCCTTGGATTGGGTCAGCACCATGGCATCGTATTCCGGCAGCGCATAGTCGGCCACGAAACGTTCGCGCATGGCGGCAGGCAGCTCGGGCATGGTGGCCTTGACGCGTTCGATCCATTCCTGCGAGATGGCCAGCGGCGGCAGGTCGGGGTCGGGGAAGTAACGGTAATCCTGCGCGTCTTCCTTGCTGCGCATGGAGCGGGTTTCCTTCTTGTCCGGGTCGTAGAGGCGGGTTTCCTGCACCACGGTGCCGCCGTCTTCAATCA is a window from the Herbaspirillum rubrisubalbicans genome containing:
- a CDS encoding DUF4123 domain-containing protein → MLIQNLHRHFSTHSESRCLLRINPVLQDPFDSSEVDQDRRVRFPVAHANFDPLLGPYLVTLDLARRHDSDLLERSVEWAWAGWTMEQLQRMRGQSVCGWITCAVSANDLARHWAASCYLHRWNGLDTLLRFHDPGVREWLWPMLDAQQRHTLLGPAQSIWAIGRQHSLLVQERSPEDLTAIASAPSMMRLQLRADQWSGVSDFANVHAAWLQLCSQDSLWADRLAMQAGWPQRTFHSLQHASRYGLHDARCRTLFAKHALEIGSDFHLAPLLSPVWLKTAEGVPYGRALEDLIHDRPDLLAGIFRKGL
- a CDS encoding cupin-like domain-containing protein; its protein translation is MKQPKPFLSHAPEPAHSAARALPPRPDFIGLSAEEVAARKAARDLRDAQVRGVASVAEMRQAIREASAVLPTVREIVRIGPQKTAAFRERARAGLPFIMTGMASRWPLAAMSMEDLRKHFGQLPVRARVGDYINTAFAPDRAMQDMTLVDYLERAMADESGLPPYLGNLELRALNALCHWPNFFEKMGPPRFWIGPAGCITPLHCDYDDNVFAQVWGNKRVWLAPPHHDQYLYPKEANAILFGSPFDPDHPDLERYPLARQAALVCCEVQPGEMLYIPAGWYHQVSSLSFSLSSNRWARGRPLVLAAAESAGSKC
- a CDS encoding putative type VI secretion system effector; protein product: MTDFIDVPNSSDLQKVTGHIQNFRKSRETANFFFTARDQSNMRLGAILSALIGDSGQAATLSNYASSMEDMGDYVQFELDGRSLAGWLWGSPFKEGDYVEAAVKKQGSRYELFALYKPEERTIALYPHCIKGTRAYLRSALKRTLLVNAFFITVLCILFLFVGNQSLEQGIKFVSSMGGIWSFLLAIVLTTGSCVAMTRKWIPFAKLAEKIFRALEFPSPSDINLWESTTRLTAPDEDYEDEEDNGLYFKY
- the gatB gene encoding Asp-tRNA(Asn)/Glu-tRNA(Gln) amidotransferase subunit GatB, coding for MQWEVVIGLETHTQLSTQSKIFSGSSTRFGAEPNTQASPVDLALPGVLPVLNKGAVERAIQFGLAIGATIAPRSIFARKNYFYPDLPKGYQISQFEIPVVQGGTMSFAVEKDGKTEIKTINLTRAHLEEDAGKSLHEDYQGMTGIDLNRAGTPLLEIVTEPEMRSAAEAVGYAKALHSLVMWLGICDGNMQEGSFRCDANVSVRPVGQEKFGTRCEIKNLNSFRFLEEAINYEVRRQIELIEDGGTVVQETRLYDPDKKETRSMRSKEDAQDYRYFPDPDLPPLAISQEWIERVKATMPELPAAMRERFVADYALPEYDAMVLTQSKGMASYFEAVVAAAGKEQAKPAANWLMGDVASTLNREDTDIADAPVKAAQLALLLKRIADGTISNKIAKEVFASMWEAKSDKDSLADDIIEAKGLKQISDSGALEAIVDQVLAANEKSVAEFRAGKEQAINALIGQAMKATRGKANPAQLTELLRKKLAG
- a CDS encoding T6SS effector BTH_I2691 family protein; the encoded protein is MACTNPQNPSCPNCNKSGLAILPVRYCVVPKEVDAFVPAPLGNKVLTVPLRNHNYALRTLRQGFLYLFHEKHPSGSHIKWEVYAVSEAGTLWKMPSASAIRLVSEDPQCARNGHNLPASVITIEEPQHCKRVWLAFSEHIWSAETLAEFERDVKLRDRRMQCLEPATWIAAGGYRHGLAASKRNIEQILEYRPRYDAGTLNRRGMRNISKPAKDGSYFKEVLARESTVHISYARPDQSETVASLMQQIGKQTKGKDHPPMIMGLWDAVGIVHELNGYRNDVVGWSEKYMDELEQQVSAMMTIDGLREVLGERAAQFQEEVQQAQPIRQPDTEPIRARAATRPTQERQKLEEICDLIDDLRMKDISPRVIDPDHLLHRVNRLPEPQRSEELAKARLKADELVRARGRAGRKNVAYARAGAWKKYESRLDKPLLEKFKKNYQAFQDEVARIAEERTEDLVLWLESKSLLDAFSEFHGKNVHDGMVFDDQVGRALFGVNHSLVGQLKIAAWVDDMQATENNLIWRAMALNQVDAMRELDTYLKEASAHNDKRVLASSLGWDTVFQKSLKSVADVYKKANSLYVANDKAASAKGSMAFDVALKAYPTRGIDRQIMTTGDAIMRRFRINSVLDYGGEKMIQHLLSIRALVDPTDSLQLIRVQSKEEGIARQQTMERLRTARTFLLEDKPEMRTVQAEKLRAAWEGFKNSGTHSNAVKDIRLNLLVMFIEGGNFAKMMGEVLKKGDKKSWLALAASGMTITAGLCDITATLVKGIAQDAAGDFDKGASLWSYQRLKLAGGLLSAGGSAIGAYLDYEQYVSAKHREHTALTGLYGLRLAGGASSAIISVATALTYSTPYIRHLTTRSVLILTAKKVGQKEIPFLVARGLLMSMGAALSITLFTLQVLIWIFDEDELQIWCSLCSFGEKRDTRAGYASNREQMLALNKALVELALAPPAKEENSQRAWGALEEPTLEELRMYF
- a CDS encoding methyl-accepting chemotaxis protein, whose product is MKNLKIGARLTIGFIALLMLMIVMVGLGAWRLGSIGDATDAMIQVALKKERDAVQWHAAIKENGVRTFAVMKSDDPAVQQYFQKQIDAQSAKVSQLQKQVEAAITTPEEKQLFEHVGKLRTTYRETRQNIFDIKKAGDPTRAREMTDTILVKLMDDYANSVLRYAEFQKKVIDETAADINHNYRSGRSMLVILGACELVLGALLAWLLTRSITAPLNQALAIAQSVAAGDLSSRIDSDARDETGQLLTALKSMNDNLQDIVGRVRVGTESINATSREIATGNLDLSARTEQQAGSLEETASVMEQLTSTVKQNADNARQANQLAASASQVASQGGAVVDQVVATMSQIHASSEKIADIIGVIDSIAFQTNILALNAAVEAARAGEQGRGFAVVASEVRSLAQRSASAAKEIKQLIDESVAKVGDGSRLVAQAGDTMHEVVHSVARVTEIVGEITRASQEQSDGIGQVNLAIAHIDEATQQNAALVEEAAAAARSMQDQAASLTEAVSVFRLDTRVVATPPANLQRGTSPSTVVR
- a CDS encoding TauD/TfdA dioxygenase family protein; amino-acid sequence: MSVATLERTQQTHQQFEILPFDAPLGAEIIGLDLNLPISAQELARIRSALVNHGVLVFRDQRITPQQHIDFSRRFGPLQVHVLNRFHLAGHPEILIVSNVVENGKPIGLVDAGADWHSDLSYMPKPSLGALLHSQELPAERGDTLYANTADAWDTLPAALKTLLAGKRAVHSYVYRYERLRKLSPWRAPLTQQQIDEVPPVEHPVVITHPESGRQILFVSEGFTSHIVGIPRDESDALLKELHAHITRPSNLYTHKWQAHDLVFWDNRSTQHYAAITPQHLRRTLYRTTVEGDVPR